The genomic interval GCCTGCCGGCGCGTGACGGACTCGGCGGTGATCTCCTTCGGGGCCACCTCCGTGAAGTTGGGGAACTGGTTGGCGCCGAGCAGCGTCTGACGGCGCGTGGCGATGTTCTTGTCCTTGGCGGCGGCCGAAGCCTCCACGCGCTCCTTGATGAAGCCGGCCTTGTAAGCCTCTGCATAGCCGCCCTTCTCCTCGATTTCGAGGAAGAGCTTCCAGGCTTCGGAGGCGATCGACTGAGTGAGGTTCTCGACATAGTACGAACCGCCTGCGGGATCTACGACCTGATCGAAGTGCGATTCGTGCTTGAGCAGCAGCTCGACGTTGCGGGCGATGCGCTTAGAGAATTCGGTCGGCGTCTCGAACGAGGCGTCGAACGGCGTCACCTCCAGCGAGCGGACGCCGCCGATCACGGCCGACATGGCCTCGGTCGTGCCGCGCAGCATGTTCACGTAGGGGTCGTAAACCGTCTGGTTCCACTTCGACGTCGCGGCGTGGATCATCATTTTCCCGGCGCAGTGCTTCTCGGGGTTGTATGCCTTGACGATGTTGGCCCAGAGCATGCGGGCCGCGCGGAACTTGGCGATCTCCATGAAGTAGTTGGAGGTCACCGAGAACGAGAAGCGCAGTTTGCGGGCGGCCTCGTCCACCGTCAGCCCGGCGTCCGTCAGGCGGGCGATGTAGTCGTTGCCGGCCGAGAGGGCGAATGCCAGCTCCTCGACGATGGTCGATCCGGCGTTGGAGAAGATGTCGGCCGAAACGGTCACGACGCGGATGTGCTTGTAGGCGGCCGTCTTCCTGACGAGTGCGGCGATGCGTGCGAAGCACTTCTCGCCGTTGGGCGAGCAGAAGTCGCCCTTGGTCGAAAGACCCTTTACCAGCGGGTCGATCGCGAAGGCCACGTCGGCTTCGGCGGCCGTGCCCTCCTTTTCGAGCTTGGCGATCACCAGTTCGGCGACGTCGCCCATGCCCTTGCCGCTGAACGCCAGCGAAACGGCGGAGACGCAGATGCCGTCGAGCAGCTGGTCCAGATCGGCGGCGGAGAAGCCCTCCTTCACGATCTCGAAGCCCAGCGAATCGACACCCGCATTGAGGAGTTTGAGCGCCTCGGCGTTGGCCGTCTTCGGGCACTCGACCGTCACGGTCTGGTGCACATGCCAGCGGTTGTGGGCGCGCGTACCGCGAACGTAGGGGAATTCGCCTGCCTGCGAGCCCAGGAACTTGATACCCTCGAGGTTCTCGGCGCGGTAGTAGGGGCGGACGTTGAATCCCTCTCCCGTACGCCACACCAATTTCCGCTCGTAATCGGCTCCTTTCAGATCTACTGCGATCACCTCTTCCCATTTCTCGGTCGGGACCGGCGGAAATTCGGTGAACAGCTTTTCACGTTTGGTATTTGCCATAACTATTTAGAGATTAGTAATAAGTGTAGTCGAATCCGATTTCAAATTGCATGTAAAGGTACAAAATAATTCATGAATTGTAACAAGAAATTGTTGCTAAAATAACAGCATTGTCGAATATCGGTGCGCCGGGGCCGTTCCGGGGAGCCGCCGCCGGGCGGTCCGCGTATGGAAAAACAGTCCATTTATGGTCTGAATATCCTCTGAAAATGCGTTTTTCGGAAATCGTCGATTTTTGCCTGATGAGCGGAAAACAGGGGCTGTTTTCCGAAAAACGGGTGAAAAAACCGGCGATGTTCCCGAAAAATGGGGCCGTTTTTTCGAAAACGGGCGAAAAAATGAGGTGTTTTCCGGAAAAATGCGATTTTCGGAAAACAACGGACCGGGAAAAGAATTACATTTGTAGCCGAAACGGAAAGCAACCTCCTTTAAAATTCGGATCATGTCATTACTGAGATTCAAGATGGTCGATGCGGCGATCAACCACACGGCCGTCGAAGTGAAGGCTCCCGAAGGGCGTCCGTCGGATTATTTCGGCGAGAAGGTCTTCGGACGCGAGGCCATGCGCAAGTACCTCGACAAGAAAACCTATGCGGCGCTGCTCGACACGATGGAGCACCGCACGCCGCTGACGCGCGAAATCGCCGACAGCATCGCCGCCGGGATGCGCCAGTGGGCGCTGGAGCACGGCGCGGACCACTACACGCACTGGTTCCAGCCCCTGACGGGCGGTACGGCAGAGAAGCACGATGCCTTCGCCGAGCCGGACGGCTGCGGCGGCGTGCTGGAAGAGTTTTCGGGCAAGCTGCTCGTGCAGCAGGAGTCCGACGCTTCGTCGTTTCCCAACGGCGGCATCCGCAATACGTTCGAGGCCCGCGGCTATTCGGCCTGGGACCCCGCGTCGCCCGCCTTCATCGTCGATACGACGCTCTGCATCCCGACCGTCTTCATCTCCTATACGGGCGAGGCGCTCGACTACAAGGTGCCCCTGCTGCGGTCGCTGACGGCCGTGGACAAGGCCGCCACGGAGGTGTGCCGCTATTTCGACAGGAACGTGCAGAAGGTCTTCGCCTATTTGGGCTGGGAGCAGGAGTACTTCCTCGTGGACGAGAGCCTCTGGGCCGTGCGTCCCGACCTGATGCTCACGGGCCGTACGCTCATGGGGCACGAGTCGGCCAAGAACCAGCAGCTCGAGGACCACTATTTCGGGGCGATCCCGACGCGCGTGATGGCCTTCATGAAGGACCTCGAGTACGAATGCCTGAAGCTGGGCATTCCCGTGAAGACGCGTCATAACGAGGTGGCGCCCAATCAGTTCGAACTGGCTCCCGTGTACGAGGAGGCCAATCTGGCCAACGACCACAACCAACTGCTGATGACCATTATGGACAAGATCGCCCGCCGCCATCAGTTCCGCGTGCTGCTGCACGAGAAACCCTTCAAGGGGATCAACGGTTCGGGCAAGCACAACAACTGGTCGCTCGGGACCGATACGGGCGTGAACCTCTTCGGCACGGGCAAGACCGCCTCGGAGAATCTGCAGTTCATCACCTTCCTGGTGAACGCCGTGTCGGCCGTCTATAAATACAACGGACTGCTGAAGGCGTCGATCATGAGCGCCACGAACGCCCATCGTCTTGGGGCCAACGAGGCGCCTCCGGCCATCATTTCGGCCTTCCTCGGCTCGCAGGTCTCGGCCGTGCTGGAGAAGCTGGCCGCCTCGAAGGACGACGACGCCATCCGTTTCGACGCCAAGAGCATCTTCCGCATGAGCGGCATTTCGCATATCCCGACGCTGCTGCTGGACAATACGGACCGCAACCGCACGTCGCCCTTCGCCTTCACGGGCAACCGGTTCGAGTTCCGCGCCGTCGGTTCGTCGGACAACTGCGCCGAGGCGATGATCGTGCTCAATACGGCGATGGCCCACGAGTTGACGGAGTTCCGCCGGGCCGTGGATGCCAAGATCGAGGCGGGCGCGAAGAAGGAGAAGGCGATCTACGAGGTGCTCAAGCAGATGATCCACGCCTGCCGCGACATCTGTTTCGACGGCAACGGCTATTCCGAGGAGTGGAAGGCCGAGGCGGCGCAGCGCGGTCTGGACTGCGAGACCTCCACGCCGCGGATTTTCGACCGCTATCTGGACCGGGATGCCGTGCGCATGTTCGGCGACATGGGCGTGCTCTCCGAGGTGGAGCTGCAAGCCCGTACCGAGGTGAAGTGGGAAACCTATACGAAGAAGATACAGATCGAAGGCCGCGTGCTGGGCGACCTGGCGATGAACCACATCGTGCCGATCGCGTCGAAATACGAGGCGCTGCTGCTGGACAAGGTCTACAAGATGTCGCAGATTCCGGGGCTGAACGCTTCGGCCGACATCGCGCTCATCAAGAAGATCCAGGACCACACGGCCGCGATCCAGAAGCTCACGGGCGAGATGATCGACGCCCGCAAGGTCGCCAACCGGATCGAGGACCAGCGAGAGAAGGCCGTCGCCTACCACGATACGGTGGCTTCGTGCTTCGACGCGATCCGCTACCATATCGACAAGCTCGAGGAGATCGTCGATGACCAGATCTGGCCGCTGCCGAAGTACCGGGAACTGCTTTTCCTGCGGTAGCGGGGCGGATGGCGGACGGTCGGGGCGGCTCCCGGCCGCGCGTTCGTACGTCCCGGACGAACCCGGCTGCCGGTTCGTCCGGGACGTTTCGCGTCTGCCGCGGTCTGCGTGCGCCGCGCATTTCCGGGAACCCGTCCGTATCGTGCGTCGCGAGAAAATTCCGGGGCCTGCCTGAGGCGGAATGCGCCGTTTTCGTTATCTTTGCGATAATCCAATTTTTCGACCCATGACCGAATCCCCTTACCTTCCCGACCCGGGGCGTTACGACGGACGGATGCCCTACCGGCGGGCCGGACGCAGCGGGGTGCTGCTGCCGGCGCTGTCGCTCGGCCTTTGGCAGAACTTCGGGGCCGAGAGGCCCTTCACCCACTCCCGGCGTATGCTGCATTACGCCTTCGACCGGGGCATCACGCATTTCGACCTGGCCAACAACTACGGCCCTCCCTACGGTTCGGCCGAAGAGACCTTCGGCCGCGTCATGGAACGTTCGTTCCGGCCGTACCGCGACGAACTGTTCGTTTCCACCAAGGCCGGCTACGACATGTGGCCGGGACCCTACGGAAACTGGGGATCGAGGAAATACCTGACGGCGAGCCTCGACCAGAGTCTCCGGCGGATGAAGCTCGACTATGTGGACCTCTTCTATACCCACCGTTTCGATCCGCAGACGCCGCTCGAGGAGACGCTCCGGGCGCTCGTCGATGCCGTCCGTGCGGGCAAGGCGCTCTATGTCGGCATTTCGCGCTATCCGCTCGATGCCGCCCGGTTCGCTTTCCGCTATCTGGCCGAACGCGACGTGCCGTGTCTGCTGTTCCAGGACCGGTACAACCTCCTCGACCGCGAACCGGAGCGGGAGGGGCTGCTCTCCGCGGCGGCCGGGGCCGGTTCGGGATTCATCGCATTTTCGCCGCTGGCGCAGGGCTTGCTGACGGACCGGTATCTCGGCGGCGTTCCGGCCGATTCCCGGATGGCCCGTGCGGGGTCGCTCGGGCGGGAGGTCCTGACCGAAGAGCTGCTGGGACGTCTCCGCGGCCTGAACGAACTGGCCGCCCGGCGCGGGCAGAGCCTTGCCGCCATGTCGCTCGCCTGGCTGCTGCACGACGAGCGGGTCAGCTCGGTGATCGTCGGGGCCAGCTCCGTGGAACAGCTCGCCGACAACCTCCGGGCTTTGGAAAGCCCCGGCTTCTCGGACGAGGAGCTCCGGCGGATCGACGACCTTTCGGCCGGAGCGGGGCGGTAATCCGTCCCGGACCCGTGCAGCATGAATGAAAAAGCACCTCTTCTTGCAAGAAGAGGTGCTTTTTCAATAACGTATCGGCGATCGGTCAGTCCTCGTCGCGGTACATGTGCTCCACGTAGATGGCGTGCTGCATGGCCTCGCGCTTCGCCACCGAAGGCTTCGTGAAGTACTGGCGGCGGCGGAGCTCCTTCAGGACGCCCGTGCGCTCGTATTTGCGTTTGAATTTCTTCAGGGCGCGCTCGATGTTCTCGCCCTCCTTTACCGGCATGATAATCATAATGGTATGTTTTTTTGTCGTTTTGTATTCGGTTCGTTTTCGTCGTCTGACGGCTGCCGGGCGCGTATCTTCCGATGCGCTTTCCCGTTTTCGGATGCAATCTACTCGTCGGTCGTTCCGCCGGGAGACCCGAATTCCAAATAGGGAGCCAGCCTGGCTGCCTCCTCGCGGGTCAGTATGTCGTCTTCAATCAACTCTTCGGCGGTGCTCCAACCTCCTTTCAACTGTCGTACCTTCAATAATTTCCGAAGTGTCCGCGGGGCGATGTACGGATGTCTGCCCAACGTTTTCGGGTCTGCAAAGTTAATATCAATTTTTCGAATTCTGCAACTGTCGCAGGAAATTTGTTTCAAAATTTTTTCGTAGTTGCTCTCCGTGACCCCCGGAATCTCTGCGAGTTGCTCCGCACTGCGGAATCCGCCGAGCCGTTCGCGGTAGCGGATGATCCGCATGACGGTCTTCTCGCCGATGCCCGTGACCGACCGCAGCGCCGCCGAATCGGCCGTGTTCAGCTCCACGGGGCGGTCGATCGGCCGGGGCTGCCGTTCGGGGAAGATGACGTAGGGTTCGAGCGCCGCGGCCACCGAGTCGCTGACGACGTAGCAGGCGCGCAACTCCTCCATGTCGCGGATGCCGCTCAGGTCCCGCCAGCGGACGAAGGCTTCGGCCTGTCGTTTCGACAGCGCGCCGATGGCCCGCAGGTAGCGTGCGCTCACGGTGTCGATACGGAACGGCGAGGGGGCCAGCGGCTCGGGGAGGATGCGTCCCGGGCGGTACGTGCGGGGTGCGATGGCGTATCTGCGGCCTATGCGGATCCACGGCGCGAGCCGCCGGTAGAGCGAGTCGCCGATGCCGTAGCAGAGCGCCACGTCCTCGGGAATGCGGAAGACCTTGCCCGCGGCGCGGAACTTGAGCAGGCTGACGGCTTCGTATTTCGAGAGTCCCAGTCCGAGCAGCTCCTCGAAGTCCGCGGTGTTGGGATCGAACGGATGCAGTTCGACGCTGTCGCGTCGTTCCTCCATCGCCGCTTCTGCGCGGCGGGCGGCCTCCGGGTCGGCTTTGGGACGGACGAGGACGAGCGCGGCCACGAGCAGACCGGCCAGCGGCAGAAACACCGCGACGGCCCGAATTTCCCGTTCCGAGAAGAGCCTCGCCATATATCCTCCTGCGGTTTACTTTCCGATGTGCCCGAGCGCCTCCTTGACCGATCCCCAGCGCAGCAGCAGCTCGCGGGCCTGCTCCTCGCCGATGCCCGCCGCTTCGGCGATCATGCGTGTCCCGCGGCCCACGAGTTTGGCGTTCGTGATCTGCATGTTCACCATCCGGTTGCCTTCGACGCGCCCGAGTTTGATCATGACGGAGGTGGAGATCATGTTGAGCATCAGCTTCTGCGCCGTGCCGGCCTTCATGCGGGTCGATCCCGTGACGAATTCGGGGCCCACGACCGCTTCGAGGGCGTATTCCGCCTCGGCGGCCACGGGCGATGCGGGATTGCAGGTGATGGCTCCGGTCAGCAGTCCGTGCCGCCGGGCCTCGCGCAGTCCGCCTACTACATAGGGCGTCGTGCCCGAGGCGGCGATGCCGATCAGTACGTCCTGCGCCGTGGGACGGAACGGTTCGAGGTCGCGCCATGCGCCTTCCGGATCGTCCTCGGCGCGTTCCACGGCCTTGCGCAGCGCGCCGTCGCCGCCGGCGATCAGGCCGATGACCAGATCGAACGGCACGCCGTAGGTCGGGGGCAGCTC from Alistipes dispar carries:
- a CDS encoding methylmalonyl-CoA mutase family protein, with amino-acid sequence MANTKREKLFTEFPPVPTEKWEEVIAVDLKGADYERKLVWRTGEGFNVRPYYRAENLEGIKFLGSQAGEFPYVRGTRAHNRWHVHQTVTVECPKTANAEALKLLNAGVDSLGFEIVKEGFSAADLDQLLDGICVSAVSLAFSGKGMGDVAELVIAKLEKEGTAAEADVAFAIDPLVKGLSTKGDFCSPNGEKCFARIAALVRKTAAYKHIRVVTVSADIFSNAGSTIVEELAFALSAGNDYIARLTDAGLTVDEAARKLRFSFSVTSNYFMEIAKFRAARMLWANIVKAYNPEKHCAGKMMIHAATSKWNQTVYDPYVNMLRGTTEAMSAVIGGVRSLEVTPFDASFETPTEFSKRIARNVELLLKHESHFDQVVDPAGGSYYVENLTQSIASEAWKLFLEIEEKGGYAEAYKAGFIKERVEASAAAKDKNIATRRQTLLGANQFPNFTEVAPKEITAESVTRRQAEGNTLSPYRGAMAFEEMRLHVDRSGKQPKAFMLTCGNLAMARARAQFSCNFFACAGIRVQDNTFFKSIEEGVKAALESKAEIVVVCASDDDYAEAAPKVKELLGGKAILVVAGAPACAPELEAQGIKNFINVKSNVLETLKFYLKEMGI
- the murQ gene encoding N-acetylmuramic acid 6-phosphate etherase, with protein sequence MENRVTEQTSAYDNLQDMSVRDILTGINREDSLVPGAVAKVIPTMEQLVERIVERMKNGGRMFYIGAGTSGRLGVTDASELPPTYGVPFDLVIGLIAGGDGALRKAVERAEDDPEGAWRDLEPFRPTAQDVLIGIAASGTTPYVVGGLREARRHGLLTGAITCNPASPVAAEAEYALEAVVGPEFVTGSTRMKAGTAQKLMLNMISTSVMIKLGRVEGNRMVNMQITNAKLVGRGTRMIAEAAGIGEEQARELLLRWGSVKEALGHIGK
- a CDS encoding helix-hairpin-helix domain-containing protein gives rise to the protein MARLFSEREIRAVAVFLPLAGLLVAALVLVRPKADPEAARRAEAAMEERRDSVELHPFDPNTADFEELLGLGLSKYEAVSLLKFRAAGKVFRIPEDVALCYGIGDSLYRRLAPWIRIGRRYAIAPRTYRPGRILPEPLAPSPFRIDTVSARYLRAIGALSKRQAEAFVRWRDLSGIRDMEELRACYVVSDSVAAALEPYVIFPERQPRPIDRPVELNTADSAALRSVTGIGEKTVMRIIRYRERLGGFRSAEQLAEIPGVTESNYEKILKQISCDSCRIRKIDINFADPKTLGRHPYIAPRTLRKLLKVRQLKGGWSTAEELIEDDILTREEAARLAPYLEFGSPGGTTDE
- a CDS encoding aldo/keto reductase, with the translated sequence MTESPYLPDPGRYDGRMPYRRAGRSGVLLPALSLGLWQNFGAERPFTHSRRMLHYAFDRGITHFDLANNYGPPYGSAEETFGRVMERSFRPYRDELFVSTKAGYDMWPGPYGNWGSRKYLTASLDQSLRRMKLDYVDLFYTHRFDPQTPLEETLRALVDAVRAGKALYVGISRYPLDAARFAFRYLAERDVPCLLFQDRYNLLDREPEREGLLSAAAGAGSGFIAFSPLAQGLLTDRYLGGVPADSRMARAGSLGREVLTEELLGRLRGLNELAARRGQSLAAMSLAWLLHDERVSSVIVGASSVEQLADNLRALESPGFSDEELRRIDDLSAGAGR
- a CDS encoding glutamine synthetase III family protein, whose product is MSLLRFKMVDAAINHTAVEVKAPEGRPSDYFGEKVFGREAMRKYLDKKTYAALLDTMEHRTPLTREIADSIAAGMRQWALEHGADHYTHWFQPLTGGTAEKHDAFAEPDGCGGVLEEFSGKLLVQQESDASSFPNGGIRNTFEARGYSAWDPASPAFIVDTTLCIPTVFISYTGEALDYKVPLLRSLTAVDKAATEVCRYFDRNVQKVFAYLGWEQEYFLVDESLWAVRPDLMLTGRTLMGHESAKNQQLEDHYFGAIPTRVMAFMKDLEYECLKLGIPVKTRHNEVAPNQFELAPVYEEANLANDHNQLLMTIMDKIARRHQFRVLLHEKPFKGINGSGKHNNWSLGTDTGVNLFGTGKTASENLQFITFLVNAVSAVYKYNGLLKASIMSATNAHRLGANEAPPAIISAFLGSQVSAVLEKLAASKDDDAIRFDAKSIFRMSGISHIPTLLLDNTDRNRTSPFAFTGNRFEFRAVGSSDNCAEAMIVLNTAMAHELTEFRRAVDAKIEAGAKKEKAIYEVLKQMIHACRDICFDGNGYSEEWKAEAAQRGLDCETSTPRIFDRYLDRDAVRMFGDMGVLSEVELQARTEVKWETYTKKIQIEGRVLGDLAMNHIVPIASKYEALLLDKVYKMSQIPGLNASADIALIKKIQDHTAAIQKLTGEMIDARKVANRIEDQREKAVAYHDTVASCFDAIRYHIDKLEEIVDDQIWPLPKYRELLFLR
- the rpsU gene encoding 30S ribosomal protein S21, which gives rise to MIIMPVKEGENIERALKKFKRKYERTGVLKELRRRQYFTKPSVAKREAMQHAIYVEHMYRDED